The proteins below are encoded in one region of Myxococcales bacterium:
- a CDS encoding DUF2079 domain-containing protein: MRFSSTKISATWIICLGFCLGWALLFGSLAYLRLETVHNETFDLAMYTRMAWGYGHVNLYDPFVHAWFLGVHISPVLLPLGLLGWMVPMPFLLLGVQALVMALAAWPLAAFAQRRLGSVGVVLATAMWLLHPNLGHVASFEFHPGSLAVLPMAWAIDAFDRQDRKAFLWSCVGILCCREDFALITIIFGLLAWQRGGALKSLGKKLSIRSGLYFLLFSLVLLPVFGPIQGSLHAHFGSWGQSLPQVAFYLVSHPLELIRHLLAPERALYVPKLLLSVGLLFPLLSPKWLLLTLPTIAINLISVFPNTTSLDSHYLTPALPFLVAASLDGLGVSQRFLNTHRAKIIFVPALMMVLCVSVAFAYYEGEFPFSKHFDRAQFSVDENTILAKEIIARIDKERGVQAPDALLAHVAERDRVHRGPPPDLWTHYIVLDIRYRQKFPNDGTVLRTEQDPIVRAWLANPGYGISYANKNYVLLEAGKKARGNNIAKRYLELQDQAPKTATRLSRCLSVINAKLENDHLKINFKATDACEADLAVRIGWQYKPPRVDLLFDGLLSPAHLRSGDIVTSMHPISPYEKKMILRHGLRIGLIRQSGARPEPDNPDAVDVPFE, from the coding sequence ATGCGTTTTTCTTCGACGAAAATCTCAGCAACCTGGATCATCTGCCTCGGTTTTTGCCTTGGCTGGGCTCTTTTGTTTGGAAGCCTGGCTTATTTGCGCTTGGAGACGGTCCACAACGAAACCTTCGATCTTGCGATGTACACCCGAATGGCCTGGGGCTATGGGCACGTGAATCTGTACGATCCTTTTGTGCATGCTTGGTTTTTGGGAGTGCATATCTCGCCAGTTTTGCTGCCTTTGGGTCTCCTTGGCTGGATGGTTCCGATGCCGTTTCTGCTGCTTGGAGTTCAAGCCTTGGTTATGGCACTTGCTGCATGGCCCTTGGCGGCTTTTGCACAGCGACGCCTTGGTTCCGTTGGTGTTGTGTTAGCGACGGCTATGTGGCTTTTGCATCCAAACTTAGGTCATGTTGCAAGCTTTGAGTTTCACCCGGGAAGTCTTGCCGTGCTTCCGATGGCCTGGGCAATCGATGCCTTTGATCGGCAAGACAGAAAAGCTTTTCTGTGGTCTTGCGTTGGTATCTTGTGTTGCCGTGAAGATTTTGCACTGATCACAATAATTTTTGGTTTGCTGGCGTGGCAGCGTGGAGGCGCATTAAAGAGCCTCGGAAAAAAACTCAGCATTCGCTCTGGGCTTTACTTTTTATTGTTCTCCCTTGTCTTGTTGCCCGTCTTTGGTCCGATACAAGGCTCGCTACACGCCCACTTTGGAAGCTGGGGTCAAAGCTTACCCCAAGTGGCTTTTTACTTAGTTAGCCATCCACTCGAGCTCATCCGCCACCTCCTTGCGCCCGAGCGCGCACTGTATGTGCCTAAATTGCTGTTAAGTGTGGGCTTGTTGTTTCCACTGCTGAGCCCCAAGTGGCTTTTGCTAACGCTGCCCACTATAGCCATCAACTTAATCTCGGTTTTTCCAAATACCACTTCACTTGATTCGCACTATCTTACGCCAGCATTGCCCTTTTTGGTGGCTGCCTCACTCGATGGACTTGGGGTGTCTCAACGGTTTTTAAACACACACCGTGCAAAAATTATCTTTGTTCCTGCCTTGATGATGGTGCTCTGCGTAAGTGTGGCCTTTGCGTACTACGAAGGTGAGTTTCCGTTTAGCAAACACTTCGATCGCGCGCAGTTCAGCGTGGATGAAAACACCATCCTTGCCAAAGAAATTATCGCTCGCATTGATAAAGAACGCGGCGTTCAAGCGCCGGATGCACTGCTAGCGCATGTAGCGGAGCGCGACCGCGTGCACCGTGGTCCTCCTCCTGATCTGTGGACGCACTACATCGTGCTCGACATTCGCTATCGGCAAAAATTCCCAAACGATGGAACGGTGCTTCGAACCGAACAAGATCCAATCGTTCGTGCATGGCTTGCCAATCCAGGCTACGGCATAAGCTATGCCAACAAAAACTACGTCCTTCTCGAAGCTGGCAAGAAGGCTCGCGGCAACAACATCGCAAAACGTTATCTCGAGTTGCAAGACCAGGCGCCTAAGACAGCGACACGCTTAAGCCGTTGCCTGTCTGTCATCAACGCAAAACTTGAAAACGATCATCTCAAAATCAATTTCAAAGCAACAGATGCCTGCGAAGCAGACCTCGCCGTGCGCATCGGCTGGCAATACAAACCACCACGAGTTGATCTGTTGTTCGACGGTTTACTTTCCCCGGCGCACCTGCGATCGGGCGACATCGTCACATCGATGCACCCCATTTCGCCTTACGAAAAAAAGATGATCCTCCGACACGGATTGCGCATCGGTCTTATCCGGCAAAGCGGCGCCCGCCCCGAACCCGACAACCCCGATGCTGTTGATGTGCCTTTTGAATGA
- a CDS encoding alpha/beta fold hydrolase, whose product MAVLCFFLCYGCDDDEVRSLIDGVYDPALPGPWDIIEQSEEIELDTIELASTHLSVMVFRAKQLQEAALLVFCHGFGSDAQSYAEYGRRAASHGFTVIIPTFDQGFLAARTHLELLADLKALLATLRSDPARFFWDDRIPIGLAGHSRGGKQALHAAIDDATLGVSWRSIQLMRFLLLASLTKQTFQVLPRNSCQRLRCPWP is encoded by the coding sequence ATGGCGGTTCTTTGTTTCTTTCTATGCTACGGCTGTGATGACGACGAAGTGCGTTCCTTAATTGATGGCGTCTACGATCCCGCCTTGCCCGGTCCATGGGACATCATCGAGCAAAGCGAGGAGATCGAACTTGATACGATCGAGCTTGCTTCAACTCATCTGAGTGTCATGGTGTTTCGAGCAAAACAGCTGCAAGAGGCAGCGCTTCTCGTGTTTTGTCATGGCTTTGGTAGCGACGCACAGAGTTATGCTGAGTATGGCCGACGGGCAGCCAGTCACGGCTTTACCGTAATTATTCCAACCTTTGATCAAGGCTTTCTCGCGGCGCGCACGCATCTTGAGCTACTAGCTGACTTGAAGGCCTTGCTGGCTACGTTGCGTAGTGACCCAGCTCGCTTCTTTTGGGATGATCGCATTCCGATTGGCCTTGCTGGTCACTCCCGAGGCGGTAAGCAAGCGCTACATGCTGCCATCGATGACGCAACCCTGGGGGTATCTTGGCGATCGATCCAGTTGATGCGCTTCCTCCTTTTGGCGAGTTTGACGAAGCAGACTTTCCAAGTGTTACCCCGGAACTCATGCCAGCGCTTAAGGTGCCCTTGGCCTTGA
- a CDS encoding Fic family protein, whose amino-acid sequence MPTKAQLEKAIAKLEKLRKDASEAVVRDFDERLLMSWIYHDNALDGSVYTAHELQVAIHDQVVSDTSLIPVYDEIRQYKNAVDFVKSMIEKKRLTLNLELLHKIHAALDPGEDEGKGEPKYRKDMPLHRLYFHEISQPEKIENEMNEALQWLSAPDTKRNTHVLRLAAKIQFQLLHIFPYATYSGQAARLFSNLILMRAGYPPCIIHATDRQRYYEALKTSDGALARLLGESLYASLQSAERFFKEQAKPGIQNA is encoded by the coding sequence GTGCCTACGAAAGCACAGTTAGAAAAGGCGATAGCGAAGCTTGAAAAGCTTAGAAAAGACGCATCGGAAGCTGTTGTAAGAGACTTCGATGAGCGGCTGCTCATGTCCTGGATTTACCATGACAATGCGCTTGATGGCAGTGTTTACACCGCACATGAGCTCCAAGTTGCTATTCATGACCAAGTCGTGAGTGATACCTCCTTGATCCCTGTCTACGATGAGATTCGCCAGTACAAAAATGCCGTTGATTTTGTCAAAAGCATGATTGAGAAAAAGCGTCTTACCTTGAACTTGGAGTTATTGCACAAGATTCACGCGGCGCTCGATCCTGGTGAAGATGAAGGCAAAGGAGAGCCGAAATACCGTAAAGACATGCCTTTGCATCGTCTGTATTTCCACGAGATATCGCAGCCGGAAAAAATTGAAAATGAAATGAACGAAGCCTTGCAGTGGCTATCGGCACCCGATACCAAGCGCAACACGCATGTGCTACGACTTGCTGCTAAAATACAGTTTCAACTTTTGCATATTTTTCCCTATGCAACTTACAGCGGTCAAGCAGCGCGTTTATTTTCAAACTTGATTTTGATGCGTGCAGGTTATCCGCCGTGCATCATTCACGCTACGGATCGGCAACGATACTACGAGGCTCTAAAAACTTCCGATGGCGCCCTTGCGCGTCTGCTTGGTGAATCGCTTTATGCAAGCCTGCAAAGCGCCGAGCGCTTCTTCAAAGAACAAGCCAAGCCCGGCATTCAAAACGCCTAA
- a CDS encoding HAMP domain-containing protein has product MIRINRFEKKIVVIIVAVTAAPLIAALVLGQGVLRENYRLGLNERVLLQLKSNIDLSRDYLETLRDYAEHALLCVEQDSRVRAALQTEDAEAIEHAMVEALAAFPQTLSVSATHKSGLKVQRTFRRVNYEVRKKTLKSSVDGWALAVTVAIPQHLFDDFRKAGEFTRDYDVLVRGTYFVSNRYLAVYLILMLLVIFLALVFGIPAARKVTRRVGLLVAATKQVASGDMQVQVPISGRDEVADLTRSFNDMVRELGDSRARIDYLQRISAWQGVARRLAHEIKNPLTPILLAVQEVHRAYPGTNDEYHQKLDQACQIVKEEVSTLRHLVTEFSEFAKLPKAHLQPGEFRAFLEETVASLRYEWELEHADMPDLPATRLELSVREPRIRVSFDPMLMRRCLINLCVNAKQAMQHSGVAEPKVDLRCWKKDNKAFVEVKDNGPGVSEEYQARIFDPYFTTKHDGTGLGLAIVKTVILEHNGRVEYVPSEFGGASFVIQLPLDQA; this is encoded by the coding sequence ATGATCCGGATCAATCGCTTCGAGAAAAAGATCGTGGTGATTATTGTTGCCGTGACAGCCGCTCCGTTGATAGCGGCTTTGGTTTTAGGACAAGGCGTGCTGCGAGAAAACTATCGGCTGGGCCTAAACGAGCGCGTGCTTTTGCAGCTTAAGAGCAATATTGATCTTTCCCGCGACTATCTTGAGACCCTTCGCGATTACGCCGAGCACGCTCTGCTGTGTGTCGAGCAAGACAGCCGTGTTCGAGCGGCGCTTCAGACCGAGGATGCCGAAGCCATCGAACACGCTATGGTCGAAGCGCTCGCGGCGTTTCCACAAACCTTAAGCGTTTCGGCTACACACAAAAGCGGACTTAAAGTCCAACGTACTTTCCGTCGGGTCAACTATGAAGTTCGAAAGAAAACACTAAAGAGCAGTGTGGATGGTTGGGCGCTGGCGGTCACCGTAGCGATTCCCCAACACTTGTTTGATGACTTTCGTAAAGCCGGCGAATTTACGCGGGACTACGACGTCTTAGTGCGCGGAACCTATTTCGTATCCAATCGCTACCTTGCTGTCTATTTGATTCTCATGTTGCTTGTTATTTTCTTGGCGCTAGTGTTTGGTATTCCGGCAGCGCGAAAAGTAACCCGTCGAGTAGGGCTATTGGTTGCAGCGACGAAGCAAGTTGCTTCAGGCGACATGCAAGTGCAAGTGCCTATTTCAGGTCGAGATGAAGTGGCGGATCTGACCCGTTCTTTTAATGACATGGTCAGAGAGCTGGGCGATTCGCGAGCGCGTATTGATTATCTTCAGCGTATCAGTGCTTGGCAGGGCGTAGCCCGTCGCTTGGCGCATGAAATCAAAAACCCACTTACGCCCATCTTATTGGCGGTGCAAGAAGTGCACCGAGCGTATCCTGGCACGAACGATGAGTACCATCAGAAACTCGATCAAGCGTGTCAAATTGTAAAAGAGGAAGTATCGACACTGCGTCATTTGGTGACTGAGTTCAGTGAGTTTGCCAAGCTGCCCAAGGCGCACTTGCAACCGGGAGAATTTCGAGCCTTCCTCGAGGAGACGGTGGCATCCCTTCGCTATGAGTGGGAGCTTGAACATGCGGATATGCCTGATCTGCCAGCAACAAGGCTCGAGCTTAGCGTTCGTGAGCCACGGATTCGTGTCAGTTTTGATCCCATGTTGATGCGCCGCTGCCTTATCAACCTATGCGTCAATGCCAAACAAGCCATGCAGCATTCGGGGGTGGCTGAACCCAAGGTCGATCTGCGTTGCTGGAAGAAGGACAATAAGGCTTTTGTGGAAGTGAAGGATAACGGTCCGGGCGTATCAGAGGAGTATCAAGCACGTATTTTTGATCCCTATTTTACGACTAAACATGATGGAACAGGCCTGGGCCTTGCAATCGTCAAGACCGTGATTCTTGAGCACAATGGTAGGGTTGAATATGTTCCCTCTGAGTTTGGGGGAGCATCTTTCGTGATACAGCTGCCTCTGGATCAAGCTTGA
- a CDS encoding BamA/TamA family outer membrane protein has product MKRCFAVLVCLGLVGHAWAQEHDSFVNKDTENMPNMAVSEDLSANSAFSAPSPRLRYVLQGVKIEGNYKTRRSVILDYITLERGDVVDVEDDSLEAIRYRLLGTGFFSSVRLSLKRGSKRGYVILLVTVTERNTLRIDQVAAGIAEGVRRTADRTADIEPFFGVALSDRNFFGTGLMLSGATALSPAQQGVRLGVLAPRVVAKEISLSGSIFFNNAREFFGGDDVRVSIACPAGISPADCPEEVLAKNAVVRYKRAGLKFGSGQELSSRLYLTVDWQGELVDVTAIPDAASQKRGNDITPIDFAIDPDLSVVSMVELALTFDRRDNPVLPSKGLHFKIQSDHASRFIASDYDYFKLQVQARYWFKLPWGHTLRLGAFGGAIFGRAPFFQKFYVADLNDLLPSRMLGLNFDRRRPPSILGTAAKEMRNEDLAGRVDVQYAWPVYRNPTGIRATDLFFTTGLYYISSRRDLLVGLSGYNELSRIPVDLTFDFGLRMDTDIGVFQFAFSTMVGFLVL; this is encoded by the coding sequence ATGAAAAGGTGTTTTGCTGTGCTGGTGTGCTTGGGCTTGGTGGGCCATGCTTGGGCGCAGGAACATGACAGTTTTGTCAACAAAGACACCGAAAACATGCCAAATATGGCAGTTTCTGAAGATTTATCCGCCAATTCTGCATTTTCTGCCCCTTCACCTCGTCTACGTTATGTGCTGCAAGGCGTTAAAATTGAGGGCAATTACAAGACACGGCGTTCGGTCATTCTTGATTACATCACCTTAGAGCGGGGTGATGTGGTCGACGTTGAAGACGACTCGCTTGAAGCGATTCGCTATCGCTTGCTTGGAACAGGTTTCTTTTCCTCGGTGCGGTTGAGCCTGAAGCGTGGAAGCAAACGTGGTTATGTCATATTGCTCGTGACGGTGACTGAACGCAACACCTTGCGCATCGATCAAGTGGCTGCCGGTATTGCCGAGGGCGTGCGCCGCACTGCAGATCGCACTGCGGACATCGAACCTTTTTTTGGCGTAGCACTTTCCGATCGAAATTTTTTTGGAACAGGCTTGATGCTTTCGGGCGCTACAGCGCTCTCGCCTGCGCAACAAGGCGTGAGGCTCGGAGTGCTCGCGCCGCGTGTTGTTGCCAAAGAGATTTCCTTGAGCGGCTCAATTTTCTTTAACAACGCGCGCGAGTTTTTCGGTGGCGATGATGTCCGCGTGAGCATTGCTTGCCCGGCTGGTATCTCTCCCGCCGATTGTCCGGAAGAGGTTTTAGCAAAGAACGCAGTCGTGCGTTACAAGCGTGCTGGTTTAAAGTTTGGAAGTGGACAAGAGCTAAGCTCACGTTTGTATCTAACTGTTGATTGGCAAGGTGAACTTGTCGATGTAACAGCCATCCCAGACGCTGCTTCACAAAAACGAGGCAATGATATTACGCCGATTGATTTTGCCATCGATCCCGATTTGTCGGTGGTTTCGATGGTTGAGCTGGCGCTAACTTTTGATCGTCGTGACAATCCCGTGCTGCCGAGCAAAGGTTTGCATTTCAAAATTCAAAGCGATCATGCCTCACGCTTCATAGCAAGTGACTATGATTATTTTAAGCTTCAAGTCCAAGCGCGCTATTGGTTTAAGTTGCCTTGGGGACACACCTTGCGCTTGGGTGCTTTTGGTGGGGCTATTTTTGGTCGAGCCCCCTTCTTTCAAAAGTTTTACGTTGCGGATCTAAATGACTTATTGCCTTCGCGCATGCTTGGTTTGAATTTTGATCGACGCAGACCGCCCAGTATTTTGGGCACTGCTGCCAAAGAGATGCGCAACGAAGACTTGGCCGGACGTGTTGATGTGCAATACGCATGGCCTGTGTATCGAAACCCGACCGGTATTCGGGCAACCGATTTGTTTTTCACTACGGGCTTGTACTACATCAGTTCACGTCGTGACTTGTTGGTTGGTCTCAGTGGCTACAATGAACTTTCGCGAATTCCAGTTGACTTAACCTTTGATTTTGGCTTGCGCATGGATACGGACATCGGTGTCTTTCAGTTTGCCTTTTCAACCATGGTGGGGTTTTTGGTATTGTGA
- a CDS encoding dihydrofolate reductase family protein, with the protein MSLDGFGAGPKQDLEHPLGVRGHELHPWLAKTKVFQTMIGNAGGSTDVDNDFAERSFENVGAYIMGRNMFGPLRGPWPNQDWKGWWGDNPPYHTPVFVLTHHPREPLEMKGGTTFYFVEEGIESALAKAKEAAKDKDVRIGGGVSVLRQYLKAGKVDELHFAYSPTFLGSGEKVLSGIDLARLGYQVIEKVCSSDAMHVVLRK; encoded by the coding sequence GTGTCATTGGATGGTTTTGGTGCTGGACCGAAGCAAGATCTTGAACATCCGCTTGGGGTTCGCGGGCATGAATTGCATCCATGGTTGGCCAAGACAAAAGTGTTTCAGACGATGATAGGCAATGCTGGCGGCAGCACCGATGTCGACAACGACTTTGCCGAGCGATCGTTTGAAAATGTTGGGGCCTACATTATGGGTCGCAACATGTTCGGACCGCTAAGAGGACCGTGGCCAAACCAAGACTGGAAAGGTTGGTGGGGCGATAATCCCCCGTACCACACGCCGGTTTTCGTTTTAACCCACCATCCGCGAGAGCCCCTTGAAATGAAAGGTGGAACGACGTTTTATTTTGTTGAAGAGGGTATTGAATCAGCGCTTGCCAAAGCGAAAGAAGCCGCCAAGGACAAAGATGTTCGTATCGGTGGCGGGGTCTCCGTGCTTCGACAATATCTAAAAGCAGGTAAAGTGGACGAGCTGCATTTTGCTTACAGTCCAACTTTTCTTGGTTCAGGTGAAAAGGTGTTGTCTGGAATCGATTTAGCGCGTTTGGGATATCAAGTGATCGAAAAAGTTTGCTCTAGCGATGCGATGCATGTTGTTTTAAGAAAATGA
- a CDS encoding VWA domain-containing protein produces the protein MATLLEWEEQFFLGLKALYKRVVQSPQDRRRALVSAALAPQRQQLFLLAHMIANRSVLIIETPQAVLCDEAHLFLPPEFSVASTKQANEALFRVKTVLGALAIRSSDRGFCGAPLEERVAAWSEEFSSLGEWIALVQRELGDMSLWQILGEFRQQSQPEAESAIKEKPPPSAEEAQHELTEIEGQGQIDTEVQVHQDEQPMQAEMPIHTFEKVEALEEYMGVPRKTDDEDELEDHAEALKTLNMKQLLRSQERPHSIYRADLVMNGPELELQDDTVGEGIPYPEWDYKKKRHKANWCFVKRTQFLGSDPAWAEAMKRKHKTTIFELRKKMASLATQTQRIKRQPMGPELDIDAVVTAQIDLRTGFPVDDRFYVERQRKVHDVAAMVLMDQSYSTDAWLSDARVLDTITETLFCLGEVLDDLVADFCVAGFSSQTRRQCDFWLIKQFAESWPTARARLGAIDACGYTRIGPALRHAQNLLLQRPAERRVIFLLTDGRPCDYDRYEGEYGIQDVRKAIQSGAEHGIYTHAFAIEKRAREQFPRMFERHEYDIVSSPRALISSMCRVFARLRFQY, from the coding sequence ATGGCAACTCTTTTAGAGTGGGAGGAGCAATTTTTCCTAGGCCTTAAAGCCCTCTACAAGCGCGTTGTACAAAGCCCTCAGGACCGGCGAAGGGCGTTGGTCTCTGCCGCGCTAGCGCCGCAACGCCAACAATTGTTTTTGCTTGCGCACATGATAGCAAACCGCAGCGTACTAATTATTGAAACCCCGCAAGCGGTCCTTTGCGACGAAGCGCATCTTTTCTTACCACCGGAGTTCAGTGTCGCAAGCACAAAACAAGCCAACGAAGCGCTGTTTCGAGTAAAAACGGTACTTGGTGCCCTCGCGATAAGATCGAGCGACAGGGGCTTTTGTGGCGCACCCTTGGAGGAACGCGTTGCGGCTTGGAGCGAAGAGTTTTCTTCCTTGGGCGAGTGGATTGCGCTAGTGCAGAGAGAGCTTGGGGACATGTCGCTTTGGCAGATTCTTGGTGAGTTCAGGCAACAAAGCCAACCAGAGGCGGAATCAGCGATTAAAGAAAAGCCGCCCCCTTCTGCGGAAGAAGCTCAACACGAACTCACGGAAATCGAAGGGCAAGGTCAGATCGATACCGAGGTGCAAGTGCATCAAGACGAGCAACCAATGCAAGCGGAGATGCCAATCCACACTTTCGAGAAGGTAGAAGCGCTTGAGGAGTACATGGGTGTGCCGCGCAAGACCGACGATGAAGATGAACTTGAAGATCACGCCGAAGCCCTAAAAACCCTGAACATGAAACAGCTGCTTCGCAGCCAAGAGCGCCCGCACTCTATCTACCGAGCAGATCTTGTGATGAACGGTCCTGAACTGGAGCTGCAAGACGATACCGTTGGTGAAGGTATTCCCTATCCAGAGTGGGATTACAAAAAAAAGCGCCACAAAGCCAATTGGTGTTTCGTGAAACGAACACAGTTTCTTGGAAGTGATCCGGCATGGGCCGAAGCTATGAAGCGCAAACATAAGACAACTATTTTCGAACTCCGAAAAAAAATGGCCTCCCTTGCTACACAAACTCAACGGATAAAACGCCAGCCCATGGGCCCTGAACTCGATATCGATGCAGTGGTAACGGCACAAATTGATCTGCGCACAGGATTCCCCGTCGATGACCGTTTTTACGTGGAGCGGCAGCGCAAAGTGCATGATGTGGCTGCCATGGTGCTCATGGATCAGAGCTACTCGACGGACGCTTGGCTAAGCGATGCGCGCGTGCTGGACACCATCACCGAAACCCTTTTTTGCTTGGGAGAAGTACTCGATGATCTCGTGGCAGATTTCTGTGTGGCAGGCTTTAGCTCCCAAACTCGGCGTCAATGTGATTTCTGGCTGATTAAACAATTCGCGGAGTCTTGGCCTACTGCCCGTGCGCGCCTTGGCGCCATCGATGCTTGTGGATACACTCGAATTGGCCCGGCATTGCGACACGCGCAGAACTTGCTCCTTCAGCGGCCCGCAGAGCGGCGCGTGATTTTCCTGCTCACCGATGGTCGACCCTGTGACTACGATCGTTATGAAGGTGAATACGGGATCCAAGATGTGCGCAAAGCGATCCAAAGTGGCGCAGAGCACGGTATTTACACGCATGCTTTTGCCATTGAAAAGCGAGCCCGTGAACAATTTCCGCGCATGTTTGAGCGTCATGAATACGATATCGTGTCCAGTCCACGTGCTCTTATCTCAAGCATGTGTCGAGTGTTTGCGCGATTAAGATTTCAATACTAA
- a CDS encoding cbb3-type cytochrome c oxidase subunit I has translation MKYKSQKIAYWFFAAAMALLLLQLIYGFIMGFARIGMDGLHQWIPFNTARAVHTNLLVFWMLLGFMGSAYFIIPEEADRELMWPKLAWIQLISFLAVGVVALVGYHINWWEGRKFLEIPRPLDYLVVVNVLAFLANIGLTIWNGKRHTTTSIVLYFGLLASALLYLPGMIHFDNQTLDSFYRWWVVHLWVEGVWELIMGAMLCYLLIKLTGVDREIVEKWLYVIVGFTFLSGILGTGHHYYYIGAPRYWLMVGGIFSALEPLAFLGMALYALSMAKKGGRRHPNKAALNWTLGSAIMSFVGAGFLGFAHTLPQVNMYTHGTLVTAMHGHMAFWGAYAMINLAMISYTLPIFTGRKLWDNTASSLAFWLSNIGMVSMTAAFAVAGITQVNLERRLGLDFLVVQTEIEMHFVGLLLAASLFTIGIALFLYNFWRFGLPSAEAEHSDVRAIEQLSQKEQLSVQGS, from the coding sequence ATGAAATACAAATCCCAAAAGATTGCATATTGGTTCTTCGCTGCAGCGATGGCTTTGCTGCTCCTTCAGCTTATCTACGGTTTCATTATGGGCTTTGCCCGAATCGGAATGGATGGCCTGCACCAATGGATTCCATTTAATACGGCACGGGCTGTGCACACGAATTTGCTCGTGTTTTGGATGCTCCTTGGCTTTATGGGCTCGGCCTATTTCATTATCCCTGAGGAAGCGGACCGTGAACTCATGTGGCCGAAGCTTGCATGGATTCAACTGATTTCTTTTCTCGCGGTTGGTGTCGTTGCTTTGGTCGGATACCACATCAACTGGTGGGAGGGTCGTAAGTTCTTGGAAATTCCGCGACCTTTGGACTATCTGGTAGTGGTCAATGTCTTGGCCTTTTTGGCGAATATTGGTCTAACGATTTGGAACGGAAAACGCCACACCACGACATCCATCGTTCTGTATTTCGGTCTGCTCGCATCGGCGTTGCTCTATTTGCCGGGCATGATTCATTTTGATAACCAAACCCTCGATTCTTTTTATCGTTGGTGGGTGGTGCATTTGTGGGTTGAGGGTGTGTGGGAACTCATCATGGGCGCCATGCTGTGCTACCTTCTGATTAAGCTTACAGGCGTTGATCGAGAAATCGTCGAGAAGTGGCTCTATGTCATTGTGGGCTTCACTTTTTTGTCAGGTATTCTCGGAACCGGTCATCATTATTACTACATTGGTGCGCCGCGCTACTGGCTGATGGTCGGAGGTATCTTTTCAGCTTTGGAACCGCTCGCGTTTTTAGGAATGGCCTTGTACGCGCTTTCGATGGCGAAAAAAGGTGGCCGGCGCCATCCAAACAAAGCTGCACTAAACTGGACTCTCGGCAGTGCGATTATGTCCTTTGTCGGCGCTGGCTTTTTAGGTTTTGCGCACACACTTCCGCAGGTTAATATGTATACGCACGGCACGCTTGTGACTGCCATGCATGGTCATATGGCGTTTTGGGGCGCCTACGCCATGATCAATCTGGCCATGATCTCCTATACCCTACCTATTTTTACCGGCCGTAAATTGTGGGATAATACGGCCTCAAGTCTTGCCTTTTGGTTGAGCAACATCGGCATGGTGTCAATGACAGCTGCCTTTGCAGTCGCCGGGATCACGCAAGTTAATCTCGAGCGACGCCTTGGCCTTGATTTTCTTGTTGTGCAAACAGAAATCGAAATGCACTTTGTTGGCCTGCTGCTTGCAGCCTCATTGTTTACCATCGGCATTGCTCTTTTCCTCTACAATTTCTGGCGCTTTGGTTTACCGAGCGCAGAAGCAGAGCACTCCGATGTCCGGGCGATTGAACAGTTGTCTCAAAAAGAGCAACTCTCTGTTCAAGGGTCATGA
- a CDS encoding c-type cytochrome, with translation MLTKKQAKLFFLGGTALFSGVFILMTIDLHRKVPEQTNSAAISDDVKAGKRIWEDNNCMGCHTLFGEGAYYAPELTKVVERRGKEWIRIFIKDPEAMFPNQRKMVKYDFSEQQIDQIIAFLEWCGHVDLNGFPAKPPLGDSVPAVSVTQAEAFSGPVPLRKAVPEVFTTGTCIGCHQIQGQGGAAAAAIGAPPLDDVFRRYTREKLIEWISDPQKIKPGTKMPKLLGVAISEKQLIEIADYLMSLDPATAEPPASGQP, from the coding sequence ATGCTAACAAAAAAACAAGCCAAACTATTTTTTCTTGGCGGCACCGCTCTGTTCAGCGGCGTCTTTATTCTGATGACCATTGACCTGCATCGGAAAGTCCCAGAGCAAACGAACTCTGCCGCAATCAGTGACGACGTTAAGGCTGGCAAACGAATCTGGGAAGATAACAACTGTATGGGGTGTCACACTCTTTTCGGCGAAGGAGCTTACTATGCTCCCGAGCTAACCAAGGTGGTTGAGCGACGCGGAAAAGAATGGATTCGTATTTTCATCAAAGACCCAGAAGCCATGTTTCCCAACCAGCGCAAGATGGTTAAGTATGACTTTTCGGAGCAGCAGATCGATCAGATTATCGCCTTTCTTGAGTGGTGCGGCCATGTGGATCTTAATGGTTTTCCGGCCAAGCCTCCTTTGGGTGATTCGGTACCGGCGGTTAGCGTAACGCAGGCCGAAGCCTTTTCTGGACCAGTGCCTCTGCGTAAAGCTGTCCCGGAAGTGTTTACCACCGGCACGTGTATTGGCTGCCATCAAATCCAGGGACAAGGCGGTGCGGCAGCCGCTGCAATTGGCGCTCCCCCGCTCGATGATGTGTTTCGGCGATATACCCGTGAGAAATTAATCGAATGGATTTCGGATCCGCAGAAAATTAAACCCGGCACGAAAATGCCCAAACTGCTCGGCGTCGCAATTTCCGAAAAGCAACTGATCGAAATTGCCGATTATCTCATGAGTTTGGATCCGGCAACCGCTGAGCCACCAGCTTCGGGCCAGCCATGA